A genomic window from Cricetulus griseus strain 17A/GY chromosome 4, alternate assembly CriGri-PICRH-1.0, whole genome shotgun sequence includes:
- the LOC113835384 gene encoding keratin-associated protein 19-5-like: protein MSFYSRYYGGLGYGYRGFGNLGYGCGCGCGYGRYGYGSGYGGYGYGYRRPLYYGGFGFSHFY, encoded by the coding sequence ATGAGCTTCTACAGCCGCTACTATGGAGGCCTGGGCTATGGCTACCGAGGCTTTGGAAACCTGGGTtatggctgtggctgtggctgtggttaTGGACGCTACGGATATGGCTCTGGCTATGGAGGCTATGGCTATGGCTACCGCCGCCCACTTTACTATGGAGGATTTGGATTCTCCCACTTCTACTGA